The Oceanicaulis sp. nucleotide sequence GACATGCCGGCCGTCCGGGCTCACCTTGAAGTCGGTCTCGAAGGCCTCGGTCTGCATCAACCGCTCGGCCTCGCCGGTCTCGACATCGACGTAGAACACGTCGCCGTCCAGCGGGACCAGCACCGCCTGCCCGCTCTCGTCCCAGTCATAGGCGACCACGCCGGTCTCGCTGATCCGCGCGCGTTCGCGGAACTGGATCTCGGCTTCCGACAGCTCGCGCTCCTCCGGCGCCAGCGCGCTCGCATCCACCAGGCGGTAGGTGCGCCCGTCCGCCACGTCCATGGCCCACAGGTCAAGCACCGTCCGGTCTTCGTCCTTGGGCCGCAGGAACGTCACCCGCGTACCGTCGGGGGAAAATTTCAGGCTGCGCGGCGTCGGCCCGGTCAGCGAGGGCGAAGCGAAGACCCGTTCGATGGTGAGCGCTGCCGGATCCTCCGGCGCGCCCTGCGCCGACGCCGCGCCGGGCGCCGCCTGCCCGCAAGCGGTGAGGACGAGGGCGGACGCGGCGAAAGCGAACAGCGAAAGGCGCATGGGCGAGGCTCCGGTCTACAGGGTCGCCGGACTGTAACCGCGAGGCACGCGACGGCAAGCTGTCCAGGCCCGTTGAAGCCGCCATCAGCCGATTGCGCGCCCCCGGCGCCGTCCGCTATATGCGGCGGTCACATCCCCTCTCAGCGCTTGAGGAGCCCCGCGCCGATGGCCGCGTATCAATACGTCTATCACATGGACAATCTGGCGAAGACCTACCCGGGCGGTAAGCAGGTCTTCTCCGGCATCTCGCTGCACTTCCTGCCCGACGCCAAGATCGGCGTGGTGGGCGTGAACGGCGCGGGTAAATCCTCGCTCCTTCGCATCATGGCCGGCCAGGACACCGACTTCACCGGCGAGGCCTGGGCGGAGAAGGGCGTGCGCGTGGGCTATCTGCCCCAGGAGCCCCAGCTCGATCCGGAGAAAAACGTCTGGGAAAACGTCATCGAAGGCAGCGAAGACAAGAAGATCTACGACGCCTACAACGCGATCGCGATGAAGCTCGCCGAGGACTATTCCGACGAGCTGATGGAGGAGATGACCGCCCTTCAGGAGCAGGTCGACGCGCGCGACGCATGGGACATCGACGCCAAGATCGAGATGGCGATGGACGCGCTGCGCTGCCCGCCGGCCGACGCGAACGTCACCAATCTCTCCGGCGGCGAAAAGCGCCGCGTGGCGATCTGCCGACTGCTGCTTTCCAAGCCGCACATGCTGCTGCTCGACGAGCCGACCAACCATCTGGACGCCGAGAGCGTGGCCTGGCTGCAGAACCACCTCGAGAATTATGACGGCGCGGTGCTGATCGTCACCCACGACCGTTATTTCCTGGACTCCATCACCACCTGGACGCTGGAGCTCGATCGCGGCAAGGGCGTGCCCTATCAGGGCGGCTATTCCAGCTGGCTCGAACAGAAGCAGAAGCGCCTGGCCCAGGAGTCCCGCGAGGAAAGCGCCAAGCAGCGCGCGCTCGCCAAGGAACTCGAATGGATCCGCTCCTCGCCCAAGGCCCGTCAGGCCAAGTCCAAGGCCCGCATCAAGGCCTATGAGGAGAAGCGTGACGCGGCCGATCGCGAGAAGATCAACACCGCAGTGATCAACATCCCGCCCGGCCCGCGCCTGGGCGGTAACGTGGTCGACTTCGACCATGTCTCAAAGGGCTTCGGCGACAAGCTCCTGATCCGCGATCTCGACTTCAAACTGCCGCCCGGCGGCGTGGTCGGCGTGATCGGTCCGAACGGCGCGGGCAAGACGACCCTGTTCAAGATGATCGTCGGCGAGGAGCAGCCCGACGAGGGCAAGGTCACGCTCGGGGAGACCGTCAAGCTCGGCTATGTCAATCAAAGCCGCGACGCGCTCGACCCGAAAAAGACTGTCTGGGAAGAGATCTCCGGCGGCAACGACATGATCGATCTGGGCGGCCGCGAAGTGCCGAGCCGGGCTTACGTGGGCGCGTTCAACTTTAAGGGCGGCGACCAGCAAAAGAAGGTCGGGCTTCTTTCCGGCGGTGAGCGCAACCGCGTGCACCTCGCCAAGATGCTGAAAGAGGGCGGCAACCTGCTGCTGCTCGACGAACCGACCAACGATCTCGACGTCGAAACGCTGTCCGCGCTTGAAAGCGCTCTGGAAGACTTCCCCGGCTGCGCCGTGGTGATCTCCCACGACCGCTTCTTCCTCGATCGCATCGCCACCCACATCCTCGCCTTCGAAGGCGACAGCCATGTGGAATGGTTCGAAGGCGGCTTCACCGACTATCTCGCCGACAAGAAGCGCCGCCTGGGCGACGACGCCCTCGTCCCGAAGCGCGTGAAGTTCCAGAAGTTCGAGCGGTAGGCTCGGCTGACATCGCGACCAAGAAAAACCCCGGCGGATCGCTCCGCCGGGGTTCATTGTTTCTGGTCAAGACGTGAGCAGAAGCTTGCAGATCGCCTCAAGACCCGCCTGGTCCTCCGCGTCGAAGGCGTCGGGCTCGGTGCTGTCGACGTCGAGCACGGCGGCGAGCCGGCCTTCGGCGTCGAACACCGGTACGACGATTTCCGACTGCGTGCGGCCGTCACACGCGATATGGCCGGGAAAGGCGTGCACGTCGGGAACGAGCTGGGTCAGTCCGCTCGCCGCAGCCGCGCCGCACACGCCCTTGCCGAACGGAATCCGGAGGCAGCCCAGCGTGCCCTGATAGGGACCCACGACGAGCTCTTGCGGCTTGTCGGGATCGACGACGTAAAAGCCTGTCCAGAAAAAGCGCGGGCCGAAATTATGCGCCAGGATGCAGGCCGCCGTAGCGTAGCGCGCGGTCGCGCTGCTCTCGCCGGCGACGACCGCCGCGATCTCCGCAGCCACGCGAGCGTAGGCCTCGTGCTTGGTTTCGCCCGGCGCGGCGGTGCTCATCGCTTCGGCCATATCGCTCTCCTGCTCGGCGTGAGCGCGAAACCTAGCGCGTTCGCGGCGGAACGGAAGCGGCCGCGCTGCTGGCGAATATCCCTAACTCAATTGGTGTTGCCCGAGACCCGCCCGCTGGCCAGAATGGGGAGGTTATCTTGTAACGGCGCGGGCGCACCCCGCGCGCCTTCCGGGAGGGGAATACTCATGATCGAACGCCTGATGCTGTCCACCGCCGCCGCAGCCCTGCTGCTCGCCGCCTGCGCGCCCGAGGCCGCAACGCCGAACACCGAAACCGGATCGGAAGCGGCGAAAAGCCAGACCGGCGAGGCGGCAAACCCGCTGCTGGCCGAATGGGAGACCCCGTTCGACGCCCCGCCCTTCGACGCGATCAGTGCGGACGACTTCCTGCCGGCGTTCGAGGCGGCCATCGCCGCCCATAGCGCCGAGATCGAGGCGATCGCGACCAATCCCGAGCCGCCGACCTTCGAAAACACGCTTCTGGCGATGGAGACCGCGGGCGGCGATCTGGGCAGGGTCAGCCGTGTCTTCTTCAACCTCACCAGCTCGGCGAGCAACGATCAGATCCGCGCAATCCAGCGCGAGATGAGCCCGCGCCTGGCCGCGCACTCGGCGTCGATCACGCTGAACGAGGATCTGTTCGCCCGTATCGACGCGCTTCACCAGCAGATCGATACGCTCGGCCTGACCGATCAGCAGCGCCGACTGCTGGTGGTCACGCACGAGGACTTCGTGCGCGCCGGCGCCCAGCTCGAAGGCGAGGACCGCGAGCGCTTCGCGGAGATCCGCGCCGACCTCGCCGGGCTCTACACCCAGTTCTCCCAGAACGAGCAGGCCGACCGGGAAAGCTACACGCTCGCGCTCGACGCCGAGGCGCTGGACGGGCTGCCCGGCTACGTGGTCTCCGCGGCCGCCGGCGCGGCGGCGGACCGGGACATGGACGGCCATGTGATCACCCTGGCGCGTTCGAGCGTCGAGCCCTTCCTTCAGACCGCGCCGGACCGGGACCTGCGCG carries:
- the ettA gene encoding energy-dependent translational throttle protein EttA produces the protein MAAYQYVYHMDNLAKTYPGGKQVFSGISLHFLPDAKIGVVGVNGAGKSSLLRIMAGQDTDFTGEAWAEKGVRVGYLPQEPQLDPEKNVWENVIEGSEDKKIYDAYNAIAMKLAEDYSDELMEEMTALQEQVDARDAWDIDAKIEMAMDALRCPPADANVTNLSGGEKRRVAICRLLLSKPHMLLLDEPTNHLDAESVAWLQNHLENYDGAVLIVTHDRYFLDSITTWTLELDRGKGVPYQGGYSSWLEQKQKRLAQESREESAKQRALAKELEWIRSSPKARQAKSKARIKAYEEKRDAADREKINTAVINIPPGPRLGGNVVDFDHVSKGFGDKLLIRDLDFKLPPGGVVGVIGPNGAGKTTLFKMIVGEEQPDEGKVTLGETVKLGYVNQSRDALDPKKTVWEEISGGNDMIDLGGREVPSRAYVGAFNFKGGDQQKKVGLLSGGERNRVHLAKMLKEGGNLLLLDEPTNDLDVETLSALESALEDFPGCAVVISHDRFFLDRIATHILAFEGDSHVEWFEGGFTDYLADKKRRLGDDALVPKRVKFQKFER
- a CDS encoding GAF domain-containing protein encodes the protein MAEAMSTAAPGETKHEAYARVAAEIAAVVAGESSATARYATAACILAHNFGPRFFWTGFYVVDPDKPQELVVGPYQGTLGCLRIPFGKGVCGAAAASGLTQLVPDVHAFPGHIACDGRTQSEIVVPVFDAEGRLAAVLDVDSTEPDAFDAEDQAGLEAICKLLLTS